GCTGTTGTTGAATAGCTTTGAATGAGTCCTGGTATAGAAAATCTGTTGGTAAATATTATTTCTGATGGATCACAGTCTTCTCTTCCTTGAAAAACAAACCTGTACTGGCAACTGGTGAGACAGAGCTGTGAATAAAAGAAGTAAGGGGAATTAATTTAAGtctttcccccatttttttttttttttaagaaacactaGTCTTGAGTTCAGCTTGAGGATAGACTGGAGGATTTTATGATCAAATAAGTTTGGGACATCGAATCTGTTCTGTTCACCTATTGGTGATTTATAACGTGCATCAGCACCCAGCACCCTAAAATTTTCAGGAAGTCCTGCAGAAAGGCACTGTAACGGTTTTGTTTAGGATGGTGTTTTCCAATACAACCCTCCTGTTGAATAAACATCTGACGTTCCTTGGAACAATTATTCCTTAGGTCACACGTTAAGACTACTGCTTTTTATATTAAAGCCTTGAGTCAAATAGGGATTTTCTTGAGCCCAATGACATGTGAAGGCATCCAGAAAAGCAAGTTACTATACCTTCCTCCTCAGTGTCACTCCACCATCTTAGTATTAATGTACCCTTTATATCTGGCTTCCTGGTATAGGAGTTAGTTTTGTGTCATTATGCAAAAGTCTGTGTAATGGTAATTACTAtagagcagcggctctcaacctgtgggtcgcgacccctttggcggtcgaacgaccctttcacaggggtcgcctaagaccatcctgcatatcagatatttatattacgattcataacagtagcaacattacagttatgaagtagcaacgaaaataatttcatggttgggtcacaacatgaggaactgtacttaaagggccagaaggttgagaaccactgctatagaggcTTTTTTCTGTATAATGGTAGTTGCTGTAGAAGCCTTTTTTTGTCCCCTTTCACTTTTGGGTGGGAGATTTTGTTCTTCATGTTGTTTCTCAGTACATATTTGGAAGGGTACcaagtgttaggttaggtggctcaggaggcggcgaaGAAAATAGAGttgatcagaaaaggaaggaaggaaggaaggaaagtttattcTGCATCCCCGgtagacccacgtacccccaaggacagggcacatggattcacgccaacagggaggggggcgctttttttatgctgcagttgggtgaggggcggggacgtGAGCTGTGGTATTCTCTGCtacaggggatgggcgggggtattcagaaagaagtcagtatctgtgtgggggtatgtggattaagggagaagaagccggtatctgtgtctggcacgttgatctgtgagaaattccaggggaagtccattgtctcatcacatgtctgcatgtatccgatcctgggctctctccgacctaacaccaAGCATTTCTGGGAAGTGGGTGCAAAATTTTGGGGATGAGGATAATTTGTTGTGAACTTGGGTCATTAGTTTTAGAGACTTATTATAAGAGTTTATCACTGAAAAGAGGTTCTGTTTGGGGTAGAGTTGGCCTTTCTCCCTCATCCTGTTTGCTGCTTCCTGAGAGACTAGGAGAGAGGCAACTAAGGACCTTGATGTATCCCAGGTGAATGAGCTCAACCCTTTACATAGCGGATGCCCTCTCTTGGGAATGGGTGTCTTTAATACATTCAGCCTTGCTTGCAGTAGCTATCACAGATGTTGAGTTTCTGAGCTGGATTAGCTGTGGGACAAAAGAAATCATTGGCATAATATACCTATTGATAATAATCAtcttttagatttattttattactacatCCTAAtttaatatctcatttaattctcataacatcCCTATTATATGTTAAGGGAGAATAATTATAATTCCTCAGTCTGAGagctaaaacaaaaatttaagttCTAATTCCTAAGCCTGTTTAGTTTTAAGTATGGGATCAAACTGGAATCCAGGTCTCCTGTCTCCCAAACAAGTGGTCTTTTTTGCCAACTGCATTGACTGAAGTTTTCTTTGAGGCCAAGTGTTTAAGtacagttttaaataaatacttgtaTTTGTATGAAAGTATTATGGCATAGAAAATTCAGTAGCCAGAGAGATGAAAAATGAGGCTTAGAAAGATTGATCTATTCAGTGTTGTATAGTTTGCAAGTGAAAGCTGCAACTAGCATTTAGCCCTTTTTTAATCCAGTGTTTCCCTGATAAACCAAGCTGTTGATAGATGTTGTCTTTAGTAGATGCTAATAAATATACGTTGAATACAGCTCAATCTCTTCTTAAGTCTTTGACCTTTGCTAGGAAGGTTAAGTTTCAGATTTTACAGAGTATCAGACTTTTCTCTCAGATCCAGGTTGTAGACCAGGATTACACTAGTCCACTTTGTGGAATGCCTCACTTGAATTATATGCCTTTTGGGGGTCTAAATAGTTCTAGATAATGCAGCTGACCTCTTTCTCACAGGAACCAGGGGAAGAGTGAGGACTGAGAATACATATCAGCAGTAGGACCAACCATGAGGCCACATAAGGAGAAGCTGGGCCAGAATTAGCCTTTGGCAGGAGCAGGGATCAGTCAGTCCACTGAGACTGCAGCACTGGATTGAGATGCATAACTAATTGTCTTTCTAGGCCCCGGCTGGGCACTTGATGGTGTTTCTTAGGCTAGAACAAGTAGCTCAGAATGCCAACCCACCAGAGCGGGAGCCCAATGAAGAgccaggaaataaaaatgattatacaAGAGATGGAATTAAATGTTGCAGTATATTTTCTCATACGGAAGAGAAAGTGAGTGGGAGCTTTACTTTAACATTAAGTATAGTACATCTTTtatatcacaagaaaaaacagcctatgttaatattttaagaatttttttaatgtcaCTAGTTGTTAATGACCAATTCCATTTTAGAACAAATGAAGGAATGGTGAATTTCAGAATAGTTGGTACTAAGAAAGGACCAAATTCTTGATATTGCAACcacaagactttttttaaaaaaaaatatattttattgattttttacagagaggaagggagagtgatagagagttagaaacatcgatgagagagaaacatcgatcagctgcctcctgcacacccccaactggggatgtgcctgcaaccaaggtacatgcccttgactggaatccatcctgggacctttcagtccgcaggccgacgctctatccactgagccaaactggttagggcaagacttACTTCTTTCAAGTGTTCTTTGTTAAGGTCGTTTAGAAAGGTCAGCTTGTTTTTAATGGTGCTCAGTGAAGTTGCTGTGTGTGGCTCTTTGACAGATTCATGCGGGAAAGAAAAGCAGGGATCTCAGCAGCTGAACTGAAGGCGCTCCAGGGAAACCTGCCGTTGATTGTGAAAATCATCTTCGATcctgaaattaaaagtaaagcTGGAAAGGAatttacaaacaagaaaaaaaagaagtttggGATCGGACTTACAGGATCTGGGCTTGGAAATGCCTCAGGTAAATCATCCAGAGCAAGTGTAAGGTTTTCTGTTTTCCCATGGCAGAAAGTCAATGTCATTGCTTCTGTAAGTTCTCCAGTTTGTAACACAACTTGACACACTATCTTTTTAGGACAGTTTCCTTCTGATTTCACTAGTTTTGAAGATACGAACTTTTTTCCATTGCTTCTATTTTCTGCTTTGCTATATAGCTTTAATTAATGAGCGTGGCACAGGGAACTCGGTGAATGGAAATTTAGTTAGAAAGGTGTACAGATCTGGCTTTATGGGAGCTAACAACTCCCCTGAAACTCTCCTCATTAACCTGCCACCAAAAGcctattttgttctttctgtCTTCTACTTCACAATTGTTCCTTTCCATTCATGCCTGTTGAATTTAAAAGTAAGAGGAAATTGTGTATGTCTTTCATACACatacacccccacacacacacacacatatacaggtgTAGgtaaaagtaggtctacagttgtgagtacgcaaaagtttattcttgtattatttactcTATTTTCCAAACAActgtaagtctacttttgcccacGTCTGTATATACCTCCCACAAAACATGTTTAAGAGTGATTATATCCATTTATATTACTACTTTGAATTCGTCAATTCTGGTTTCAGGCAATCACTGAAACAATAAATGAAGCCCTGTTAGTCCCCCTCTGCGTGTACaacttcttcccttcctcctgtcATTATCTTTTACCCTCTCCCCTCTTTGTGTTCAGTGCTGGGGAGAGAGCTAAAAATAATGAGGGCCGGGTGCTTAGGTGGCTTTATGTGAGGCCAGGCAGAACTATGCCCTGAGGGAAGGAAGTCAGAAACTTGCTGTGACTGTGCAGTGACTCGAGGCAGGCAGCAGAGGCAAAGAATGGGATTTGCTGGCTGATGTTAAAAAGGCCAGCggcctgcctccaccccagcctccctgccaaGTGGACCACACATACCCATTCAGAGTTCTTTCCCATTCAAGTTTTAATTTGCTGTTTATCAGATACTTGAATTTAGAACTATAAGACACTTATTTTGAGTTTGCAGTCTGGTAGGGTTGGGgaaaatcagagaaagaaaagaattgggTGGGATGTTCCAATGAAGGCAAACAGGATGAGAGCGTATGTATGATAGTGTATAAAGGTATATGTATCCAAAAATGTAAACAGATAGacgaataattttttaaagtttcagcaGAAACTTGCTGAAGAAGAACAAAAAGGCAAagagggaatttttatttttccccatcttCTCCCTTTATGCAAATTCAATTTCAGAGGGAGGCCTTTTACTTCTTTGGACCAATTTAGGCGTGTGAGGCCCACCTTCACTCTAGAGTGATTTATAGAGATGTTGGAATGGAAAAGGAGGATGGATTAACTCTGGGTGCTGAggcttttttccctttcttatttATTATAGGATGAATTGTATACTTTTCAGGAGTCAGGATTAAAGCTACTGAGCTCCCAGTTACTCGTCTCACCCAGGGATTTGGATATTTGGCTAATTGTGTCTCCATCATGTTCCTGGAGGCATTTGTTGACTAGAGATGCCCAAGTTCTCTTGGAGCTTGTTTTGAGGACTCACTTAGGATACAGAGTTAGACTGACCCGCTACCTCCATAGACCCCAGGAAATGGCAGCTCTCCTCTTCAGGGAGTTAGTACAGAGAGTTAGTAATTAGGGATGGATTTGAAGAATATTTATAGCCTAATGGAAGTATTCATTAGGTACTGTATGCTGACTGGTGGCTAAATAAGCTTTAGTTTTTAGAGGTTAAGTATTAGGAACAATTggcactcatttttttgttttttatgcatTTAGTTATTTTCCTAATATAAGCCCACAGTTAAATGCTAGTTAATTGTCTTAGATGTACTACTAAACAGTAGAAGAAACACAACTGTTTTCTGAAAATAGTAGGTGTGGGGATGGGGCATATTTGCAATAAATTAGTCTTGAGTAGTCTTTCGTGGTCTAAAATTAAAACCTCTCTGTTGTAGCCTAGTGTAAGCGGAATGGATCCGCCTTTTGGGGATGCCTTTCGAAGCCACACTTTTTCGGAACAGACTCTAATGAGCACAGATCTCTTAGCAAACAGTTCGGATCCAGATTTCATGTATGAACTGGTGAGTAACATTGGCTTGTATTCTTTGATTTGTGGTAAAAAAGTGTTGTGGTAGAGATTTTTACGTATAAACGCCAAATTTGATTCTTGTGATTGTCAGTGTAGTCATTTTAGAAGGATGTATGAGCCCATTGAAAACAGTAAGAGGAATGGTTTTCTGAATATCCTTAGTCTGGTTTTCGACGAGGAGGATGGGAAGCAGTCtttctttaatatgtttaaatACTGAAGGACTTTTCAgctgggaaatttaaaaatggtaaCACTGAGCAAGGCATACACACACAGAATGTGAGATAAAAAGTAGCAATTCCAAGCAATATCTGTTTTTTAACATAAAAGCATATGATGAAGCAGCCTTTCATGTTAGTCCATTAGAGCTTAACTGAATTCTTTGTAATGGCTGCATAGtcttaatcacattttaaaattacatctgTACTCATGAGGAGTATTTTATTTGCCAAGCCTAAAAGTTGTTACAAGGTCTTCAGAGAGCTTCTTTTTCTGTGGCTGAGTTCCAACTCTCTTTGGATTGCTCTTTGCCTCTAACTTTAAGTTCTCATTTAAGAAGGCATATTCTTCTGTGATGAAGGTAAGGTCTTTACTATTTGCTTTGTAAATGAGCTTGTTTCTAAGGAGGTCCCACTATCCTTCTAGGTCAAAGATCAGGAAATACAAACTTCTTTTCAGGAAGAGTGTTTATAGTAAAGTTGAATAGGCCTTGATATTTGCACCATACTTCAACCTCTCAAGGGACatgttttccctctttttttttcttgcccaaGGAAATGATGTTACGTATATGGAATGGTAAAGTTTCATGTAAGTAGCctttatcttaaaataaaacagagcagAGTTCAAGCACTTGTTCATCAATTTGATATATGAAAGTGGATGGAGGTGAATATTTCTTTCCTAAAATAtggtgtgttattttttaaacctttctcAGGATCGAGAGATGAACTACCAGCAGAATCCTAGAGACAGCTTCCTTTCTTTGGAGGACTGCAAAGACATTGAAAATCTGGAGTCTTTCACAGATGTCCTGGATAACGAGGGCACTTTAACCTCAAACTGGGAGCAGTGGGATACATACTGTGAAGACTTAACAAAGTACACCAAGCTAACCAGCTGTGACATCTGGGGAACAAAAGAAGTGGATTACTTGGGTCTTGATGATTTTTCCAGCCCTTACCAAGATGAAGAGGTCATAAGTAAAACTCCGACTTTGGCCCAGCTTAATAGCGAAGACTCACAGTCTGTTTCTGATTCCCTGTATTACCCAGATTCACTTTTCAGTGTCAAACAAAGTCCTTTGCCTTCTTCATTCCCTGGTAAAAAGCCTGCAAGCAGAGCAGCTGCCCCTGTGTGTTCTTCTAAGATTCTTCAAGCTGAGGTCCCTTTGTCAGACTGTGTCCAAAAAGCCAGTAAACCCACTTCAAGCACACAAATCATGGTGAAGACCAACATGCATCATACTGAGAAGGTGAACTTTCATGTTGAATGTAAAGACTATGTTAAAAAGGCAAAAGTAAAGATCAACCCAGTGCAGCAGAGCCGGCCGTCGCTGAGCCAGGTTCACGCAGACGCAGCAAAGGAGAACACCTGCTACTGTGGGGTGGTAGCAAAGAGGCCAGAAAAGAAAGGGACGGAGCCTCTCCAGGGTCATGCCACTCCAGCTTTGCCTTTTAAAGAAACCCAGGAACTACTACTCAGTCCCCTGCCCCAGGAGGGTCCTGGGGCAATTGCTGCAGGAGAGAGTAGCAGCCTTTCTGCCAGCACATCGGTCTCAGATTCATCCCAGAAAAAAGAAGAGCACAATTATTCCCTTTTTGTCTCCGACAACTTGGGTGAACAGCCAACCAAATGCAGTCCTGAAGAAGAGGAGGATGACGAGGAGGATGTCGATGATGAGGACCATGATGAAGGATTTGGCAGCGAGCACGAACTTTCTGaaaatgaggaggaagaggaggaggaggaggaagattaTGAAGATGACAAGGATGATGATATTAGTGACACTTTCTCTGAACCAGGTATTATAATGCTTAGAGGCTTACAGACTGACCTGTCATCTCCTCTTATGTGGAAATAGGAAGTTTTGCTGTGGATGCTTTCTTTGTGttagtgtgaggattaaatgacttaATATCTTGGCTCGGATATGTAATTGCTTTTTATCTATTCAGACAGCTCTAAAATAACCACTTTTGCTCATATTGTGGCTCATATGCTGATTCCTCGAGGGCtacttctaaatttattttatgctAAGTGACCTGATTTATCATTCTCTTGAGCAGCTGTGCAAAGATGCCAAGAATTGATTGGCTTAAAAATATTCGCTTTTTATGCACGAGTCCCTCTGTTATTGTTGAGGTACGTTAGGAGTCCCTAGAATGGGGAACCAAGGGATGATGGCTTATGTTACTCATGACTATAACCAACAAAGCCTACTGAGTGAATAATGTACAAGAGAGCTTTTTCTTTGTCTGCCGCGTCTCTTGTTTGCACAGTATTTTTCCACTTAAGAAAAATACCTGCTCTAATTGAATAAGCATGAAGGAGACTGTTTTGTTTATGTAGAGCGCGTACAAATAGAGGGAGAAAGTGAAACCTGTGGGGAAGTGGTCCACTTCAGCATTTACATGCTTGGGCTGTTGCTGCTGTTGGCTTGTGCAGTTTATTTATGAAAATGGCATTGCCAAGTGGAACACAGTTAATACACAAAGAAGTGAAGATCTTCAAGTTTAagcaaaagttatttttttttttcagaaataatgtTGATATTGTAACGCCTACGTGAAAAATCAAGTTATTAAAAAACCTTACACATTGTCAAAGAAATCCCTTTCTGTTTGTTATGATGATTGCTGGAATTGCCAGCAGTCAGTGTAAACATTGGTATTTAATTTTTGGAAGGGTTTTTAAGGCATAGTAGCTATATTGTAGGCACTGAAGCACTGTTATTACTGAAAGACTCCTTTTAGTGCAATCTTACTATTACACAAATGCTTAGCTTGATGTATTTGATACAACCAAGTTGTTTGACTTGGGTGTGGGGTTGCAACTAAGGAAAAGGTACATTAAGTTTAATGTGGAGGAAAGGAGGTTTTGCCTTTTCTTTGGTTTAGTTTAGAACTCTGTATAGTCTAGGTAGAACAATTGTCTTTCCTCCTTAGCAGGAAAATTTTTCAACAAACTAATAAAAtctgctttgaaatatttcaaGGGAAGCTGTCTTTGTAGCTGGTGCTTTACTTAGCTCCCTCCCAAAGGAAGACCAGTGTGGTCCTCAAGTCTGGCAGGTCAGCCCTATTGCTTTGAGTACATGTTTAGAATTAGGATAGGATGGTAGGGGAGGGAGACCAACAGGAGACAGGTAGTAAGTAACTAAGGGAAATGGAAAGTGGGAGAAAGGAAGTGCCAGCTGGTGTTTAAAGGAATAGATACGTCAGTGAGTAAATCCCACCAACCAGGCAAGGAACTATGCTATCTGCCCCACTTCTGgttttagcttttcttttctttgacttttaacTTCACTTTAAATTCATTCTTGAGCTTTTGACTTGGTTTTGTGTTGGGAGGTGAGTGGGTCCATGAAGGGAGGCACTTGGTAGATTGACcctcatttccattttctcagCTTTTGACTCTGATAAGGCAGGGGAACCAGTGTTACAGTTGGTATTGTCCTGTTAGGCCGCATTTCCTTGCTGGTGTGAAGAAGCAACCAGCGCTGCTTTAAAACAGAGCTAGGGCTGGCTCTCCTCTTGGTGCAGCTTAACAGCGCTGAGTGTTTGGATGGCATTGAATTCACTCACTTTCAGTTGACTTCAAGTACAACCTCCTTGGTTAGTATCACTTATTAGTTCCCACAAATGTTAATGAATGATATTCTTAAGTCAGTACAATTTTGTGGTTGTAACTGGTCTTTATTcatatttgctaatgaaaatTTCCCTGTTTCTTGAAAGAAAGAGCTAAGCAAGCGACTTTAGGGACGCAAAAGTGAATTATTGGTGAGAAGCAGGAAGGAATTCTTTGAAGCTGAAAAGTGGGAATAGTTATAGTTTCTTCAGAGTGCTAGTTTTAGAGTGGGTTGATGGGTTTAATTTGCAGCGGATCGTTTATAAAGGCCCTTTTGTGGTGACTAGCTCCCTGGATGCTGGTTCTTGGCAGTCCGCTGCTACAGTGCCCAAGCCTACAAAGCTCTAGCAGGGTGTAAATGGAGTTTCAGTCCCGACTCTGGACTGGCTCCCAAGTTTTAATAGAGCGTATTCTGTGGCCAGGCTACATGGCTTGGGTCATGGAGTTACATGGGGTAAGATTAAGACTTGGGCCCCCAGAATGAGAGTTTATTTTGTAATCCCTACTAAACATTTTTACGATCGAATTTACCAGCTTAATGGCAGTAATCCTCACTAACCAAAGATGTGTGATTGGAATTTTAGGCAGTAAATAAcccttttttactttcttttgatAATCATATCAGGAAGGAATGAGATCAGTATGGTGAcccattaaatgaaaaaaaaaaaaaagggaaaagtctCGTGGGAAATGTTCGAGTGcctccttttgtgtctggcacTGTGTGTATTAGGCATTGGCTGTACAGAGATGAGCAGAATAGACATGATCCTCGTCTTCGTGGAGCTCAGAGTTGACTGGATCTATTTGCTgttgtattttctgttttctaataCATTTATGTGTGCTGTGACTTGCAAGAGAGAGGTGCAGGATGAGTTTCTTACAACTTATTTGACCATAGAACTCACTTGGGTATGAAGGCATATCTTATAGTAGTAGTGTTTCTTAGAACATGCTTTGGgagatatttaaaaacattaagtgCTA
The sequence above is a segment of the Myotis daubentonii chromosome 5, mMyoDau2.1, whole genome shotgun sequence genome. Coding sequences within it:
- the CREBRF gene encoding CREB3 regulatory factor isoform X7, encoding MNYQQNPRDSFLSLEDCKDIENLESFTDVLDNEGTLTSNWEQWDTYCEDLTKYTKLTSCDIWGTKEVDYLGLDDFSSPYQDEEVISKTPTLAQLNSEDSQSVSDSLYYPDSLFSVKQSPLPSSFPGKKPASRAAAPVCSSKILQAEVPLSDCVQKASKPTSSTQIMVKTNMHHTEKVNFHVECKDYVKKAKVKINPVQQSRPSLSQVHADAAKENTCYCGVVAKRPEKKGTEPLQGHATPALPFKETQELLLSPLPQEGPGAIAAGESSSLSASTSVSDSSQKKEEHNYSLFVSDNLGEQPTKCSPEEEEDDEEDVDDEDHDEGFGSEHELSENEEEEEEEEEDYEDDKDDDISDTFSEPGYENDSMEDLKEMTSVSSRKRGKRRYFWEYSEQLTPSQQERMLRPSEWNRDTLPSNVYQKNGLHHGKYAVKKSRRTDVEDLTPNPKKLLQIGNELRKLNKVISDLTPVSELPLTARPRSRKEKNKLASRACRLKKKAQYEANKVKLWGLNTEYDNLLFVINSIKQEIVNRVQNPREEKGPNMGQKLEILIKDTLGLPVAGQTSEFVNQVLEKTAEGNPTGGLVGLRIPASKV